ACATCGGCCTGCTGCGGACCACCTTCGGCCTGGTCGGTCTGGACGGCAGCGTGATAGCCGAGCGCGAACTCCCGCACCACGAACTGCCGGACCTCTCGCCGGCCACCGTCACCGAGCAGGCCGTCCGCGGCGTCGAGCGCTTCCTGGCCGAGAAGCTGGCCGACCGCCGCCTGGTCGGCACCGGCGTCAGCATCGGCGGCTGGGTGGACGGTGCCAGGGGCAGGGTGGTCGAGCACGGCCCGCTCGGGTGGCGGGACGTCAACCTGCCGGCCCTGCTGGCCGACCGCCTGCCCGGGCCGCTGGTGCTGGAGCAGACCGTCCGCGCCATCGCCCGGGCCGAGTTGTGGTTCGGCGCGGGCCGCGAGGTCGACGACTTCGTCCTGGTCATGATCGGCAACGTGCTCGGCGCCGCGATCGTGGTCGACCGCACCGTGCACCGGGGCCCCGGCGCCGCGGCCGGCGCGATCGAGCACCTGCTCGCCGCCGACGACCCCGAGGTGCGCTGCCCGGTCTGCGGCGCGGGCTGCCTGAACGCCACCGCCTCCGACACCGCCCTGGTGGCCAGGGCCCGCGAGCTCGGGGTGATCCCGGACGACCCGGCGGACGGCGCCGCCCTCGCGCTGGAACGCCTGGTCGCGGCGGCCCGCCCGGCCGGCTCCGGCACCGGCGACGAGCAGGCGCAGGAGCTGCTGCGCACCCGGGCCCGCCGGGTCGGGCGCGCGGTCGCCACCATCGTGGACCTGATCAACCCCAGCCGGGTGGTGCTGGCGGGCGGCATCCTGGTCGCCGACGAGTACCTGGACGAGCTGCGCACCGAGGTGGGCCGCCGCAGCCACCGCGGCCTGGCCGTCGCCGACGACATCGTCCCGGCGGTGTTCGGGGCCCGCACGCTGGTGCGCTCCTCGGCGGTGCCGGTGCTGGAACGGGTGATCACCGAACCGTTCACGGCGCTCGGACTGTTGTGAGAGTGGTCACGGGCCCGTACCCGCGCCGCTGGTCCTGAGCGGGCGACCCGTCGTCCGGCGGGGGCCAACCCCCGCCGTACGACGGGATGTCGGTGCCGGGGGCGGAAGATCGCAACCGCTCCTCCCCACGCCCGCGTCGTAGGATTCCGGACGGCGCACTCACCCCTTCGGGCCGATGGCGCTGACCTGGGCCGACACCTCTGGTGCCGCGTCCCCGGCCTCACCTCGGGGCCACCGTCCTGGCCGGTCCGCCCGGACGAGAGACCGGTCGGAGAGAGACCTTGCCGCTCAAGCGCAGCCGTACCGCCCTGTCCGCCGTGAGCGTGCTCGCGCTCGCCCTCGGCCTGGCGGCCTGTGGCAGTGAGCCCGGCTCGCCCGGCTCGGACAAGCAGCCGGCCGCCGACGGGGCGAAGTCGCCGTCCGCCGCGCAGAGCAGCACGCCGCCGCCCAAGCCGACCAAGGTGCTGATGCCCACCGGTCCGGCGGCCGACCTCAAGAAGGTCAGGGACACCGCGGCCGGGCCGATCA
This genomic interval from Kitasatospora gansuensis contains the following:
- a CDS encoding ROK family transcriptional regulator — translated: MENPNGRPQGLVTAGQRAQLMRQGNASAVLRAVLAHGPVSRAEIARHTGLSAPSVTKLTASLIEVELLNELAPVEPTQGRPRVPLRVDGDRIVALGLHIGLLRTTFGLVGLDGSVIAERELPHHELPDLSPATVTEQAVRGVERFLAEKLADRRLVGTGVSIGGWVDGARGRVVEHGPLGWRDVNLPALLADRLPGPLVLEQTVRAIARAELWFGAGREVDDFVLVMIGNVLGAAIVVDRTVHRGPGAAAGAIEHLLAADDPEVRCPVCGAGCLNATASDTALVARARELGVIPDDPADGAALALERLVAAARPAGSGTGDEQAQELLRTRARRVGRAVATIVDLINPSRVVLAGGILVADEYLDELRTEVGRRSHRGLAVADDIVPAVFGARTLVRSSAVPVLERVITEPFTALGLL